The segment TACCCATTGAAGACGCTATCAAAACCAGCTTTTTGTCTCGACGATGGAGGTCTCTGTGGACCCAAATGCCCACCCTTTCATTTACTCGTGAATGCTATGCTTCCAAGCACGCTAAACGTGCTGCCTTCGTTAACGAAACGCTGGCGCGCTTCATTGGTCCCAAGATTAAGAATTTCCTCATCAACTTCAAATTCGATGAATTCATGGATGCTTTCTTCGATGAATGGGTCCTTTTTGCTACATCCCACCATGTCGAAAAGCTCTCTCTGCTTCTCGATGGTGGGTTCCTTTATGCCCCGTTTGCTGAGTGTAAACCTTACAGTTTGCCTCAGTTTCTGTACGTGAATTTTTCTCTGAATGAGTTAATTTTAAGACAATGTGTTGTCTTACCCACCAGCCAAGTTTCTTGGCCAAGCCTTAAGGTCTTATCTATAAACTATTCCAGGTTGGATACTGAGGCAATTGAATATGTTCTGTCTGGCAGTCCCAATTTGCAGAAATTGAAATTGCATAACTGTGGAGGGGTTAATCGAATCAGTTCCATGAGTTTGGAGGTTCTAGTGGTGGATGCAATCTATGAGCCTCATGAGAAAAATGAGTTAGTGACACAGATTTCATGCCCAAATCTTCTTTCATTGAGCCTGTCGGGGTATATGTACCGTCGAACATTTAGACTGATGCATGCTTCGTCTTTAACAAAAGCCAATCTGAGTTTTGTGATGACCATTGACAAAAAAGATAAGTATGATTGCACAAAGCATCGGTCCATCTTTAGGGACCTCCTAGAAAAGCTTTGCCATGTTGAGGAATTGACCGTCGGGACTTGGTGCCTTCAGGCAGGTTCACTGGCTCACTATTCTCTGTACATGCATGCTCTACACTATACATATTCAGTTGATTTAACTATGTACATACATCTTTAAGAGTTGAAAGTCCAAAGAGATCCTCAAAAAGGCTATGAACATTGGGGATTTACCATTTGTTCTTGCTTTGTTGATGTCATGTtgcttttccaaattggactgtCATCGATCAACATGTTTGTTTTCATCTTGATATAGTTCCATTACATTCTaatgatcattttttccttttgTCTTCTTGTGAAAGGTTTTATCCATACGGGAAATAAAGGGCATATCTTCTCCATTGTCAAAACGCCATTGTTTGGTACTGGAAACTGAAATATGTGAATGGGATATTCCTGGGATCGTGAATCTGCTTCACAGTTCACCTTATCTGAAGAAACTGGTGATAAATTTGAATTACTGTGACAACTCTAAGGTAAACATCATCGCTTCTCTTTCATTGAATATATCAGATATGCTGCATATTGAAATATGGGAAATCAATGAACACTAAATAGTGGATTAATGAGCTTGATTCAATCTGATAATGGATTAATGAACATTAAAAGGTTTCCTCATTCAATGCAAGATTTAAGACAAAACCAAGAAATGGCAATAAACTTCAAAGCTTTCTTGTTTCCATACTTAACAATCTGAGAACATCTTTTATATGATGTGCTTCAAAAGACATCAGATATTGTCATTCCAATTAAACTAAACTTGCAAGTTATGTTCTTTCTACATGTTTTCTAATTTCATTATATGTTTCCTTCCTATCTTGTTTGAATACAATTTCTGCTGATGTTATTTCTTTATGTTTTCTCATTTCTATTTCTTTTGacaaatatatgttttatttcttttcaagTTCCAAGCACTGTGAAGTATGAACAATAGGCCCTAAGACTGGTTTAGTTGGGCCAATTTAAAAGACAaaacaagaaattgaaaaagCCCACTGAAAGTGGGTTTACAACCTAACAATTAATGGAAGATTAGAATTACATGCTCTTTAGAATGCATATTATGATTGATGAAAGACACATAGCACCTAACAACACACACGGTCTTGCTTGAAATTCTCTAATTGTGAAGACCTAATGTGTACTTTTTGTCTGGTTGTAGTTTGAGTTTGATCAGACCTTTTTTGACTCTTATGAATTTGATGGAGTAGAATTCCTGGCTTCAACTAACTGGATTTTCAAGTGTTTTCTGCAAAGTCTAGAGAATATTGAGCTGACTGGTTTCCAATTAAGTTCTTGGGGATCCGAATTTTTAGTGAGGTTCATGAGATTTCTGCTAAACAACACAAAAGTGCTCAAGAAGGTGACTATCTATGAACAGGGTGGCACTCTTCTT is part of the Gossypium arboreum isolate Shixiya-1 chromosome 5, ASM2569848v2, whole genome shotgun sequence genome and harbors:
- the LOC108451787 gene encoding putative F-box protein At1g49610; this translates as MEDPKSLVSSEKSTGSSSSVLGTIQGLPYRTTQITDSFNSVLAMIQGLHNHHHDHHRSNRTNPSSPQFPSKQPKYWPIFGPPDEDLISSLPDSLLQEILCFLPIEDAIKTSFLSRRWRSLWTQMPTLSFTRECYASKHAKRAAFVNETLARFIGPKIKNFLINFKFDEFMDAFFDEWVLFATSHHVEKLSLLLDGGFLYAPFAECKPYSLPQFLYVNFSLNELILRQCVVLPTSQVSWPSLKVLSINYSRLDTEAIEYVLSGSPNLQKLKLHNCGGVNRISSMSLEVLVVDAIYEPHEKNELVTQISCPNLLSLSLSGYMYRRTFRLMHASSLTKANLSFVMTIDKKDKYDCTKHRSIFRDLLEKLCHVEELTVGTWCLQAGSLAHYSLYMHALHYTYSVLSIREIKGISSPLSKRHCLVLETEICEWDIPGIVNLLHSSPYLKKLVINLNYCDNSKVNIIASLSLNISDMLHIEIWEINEH